GATGGCTGATCTACCCAGCATTCGTGTCACTCAGGCACTTCCATTTGTAAACACTGGATGTGACTATGCTGGTCCAATCCTTCTTAAGGATGGAAAGGGGCGCAAACCGCGCATTGGTAAGGGCTACATATGCCTATTTGTTTGTCTGGTCACATCGGCAATTCATCTGGAACTTGTAACGGACTTGAGCACCGACTCATTCTTGGCCGCGCTAAGACGTTTCGTCTCTTTGCGTGGCAAGTGCAACAAAATCTATAGCGACAACGGAACGAACTTCATTGGAGCTAAACGCTCTTTTGATGAAATGCAGAAGCTGCTGGCATCTCAACCACACATCGAAAAGGTTAGGAACACTCTGGCGAATGATGGCATTCAATGGGTATTCATTCCACCACATGCTCCTCATTGGGGAGGAAAATGGGAATCTGCAGTCAGAAGCGTAAAGCTGCATAGTCGCCGAGTCATTGGGAAATCTACTCTCACCTACGAGCAGATGCGAACTCTACTTGCACAAGTCAGTGCAGTCGTCAACTCACGACCCTTGTGCTACAACTCGGACACAGATGCCAATTATTTGTCGCCAGCACATTTCTTGATCGGCAGG
This portion of the Drosophila willistoni isolate 14030-0811.24 unplaced genomic scaffold, UCI_dwil_1.1 Seg209, whole genome shotgun sequence genome encodes:
- the LOC124461130 gene encoding uncharacterized protein LOC124461130, whose translation is MADLPSIRVTQALPFVNTGCDYAGPILLKDGKGRKPRIGKGYICLFVCLVTSAIHLELVTDLSTDSFLAALRRFVSLRGKCNKIYSDNGTNFIGAKRSFDEMQKLLASQPHIEKVRNTLANDGIQWVFIPPHAPHWGGKWESAVRSVKLHSRRVIGKSTLTYEQMRTLLAQVSAVVNSRPLCYNSDTDANYLSPAHFLIGRPFTTIPEADLGHIPVGRLGYWQSIQSMLQGFWKQWHQEYLTTLQQRPKWTTTTPNIAVGDVVLVKESNTPPAHWHLALVLEAYPGKDQLVRAVRLKTSSGELTRPITKVAVLPRSETVFQGGPGCS